Proteins co-encoded in one Acipenser ruthenus chromosome 3, fAciRut3.2 maternal haplotype, whole genome shotgun sequence genomic window:
- the gra gene encoding uncharacterized protein C8orf88 homolog isoform X1 has protein sequence MGIVSKLQYDEACSLLENVLGGPVTRILRRMEVSKRRIHKSLQPARPLRRLNIDPESTRTNPEAEKLKDCSHNEDSLMNGIRLDSFCRHPSPHIKHHTDRKKERITYSREFLMQISSLSIAKKKPEFLPDHPVVLDKPVSSIHF, from the exons ATGGGTATCGTTTCAAAACTACAGTATGATGAA GCCTGCAGCTTGCTAGAAAACGTTCTCGGGGGCCCAGTGACACGCATCCTGAG AAGAATGGAAGTGTCCAAAAGAAGGATCCACAAATCCCTTCAGCCAGCAAGACCATTACGTCGCCTGAATATAGACCCTG aatCTACAAGAACAAATCCAGAAGCGGAAAAGTTGAAAGATTGTTCACACAACGAAGACAGTTTG atGAATGGCATCAGACTGGATTCTTTTTGCAGGCACCCAAGTCCACATATAAAGCATCATACTGACCGCAAGAAAG AAAGAATCACTTACAGCAGAGAATTCCtgatgcagatttcaagtttgtCGATTGCCAAAAAGAAACCTGAATTCTTACCTGATCATCCTGTGGTGCTTGATAAGCCGGTAAGCAGTATACATTTCTAA
- the gra gene encoding uncharacterized protein C8orf88 homolog isoform X2, translating into MGIVSKLQYDEACSLLENVLGGPVTRILRRMEVSKRRIHKSLQPARPLRRLNIDPESTRTNPEAEKLKDCSHNEDSLMNGIRLDSFCRHPSPHIKHHTDRKKERITYSREFLMQISSLSIAKKKPEFLPDHPVVLDKP; encoded by the exons ATGGGTATCGTTTCAAAACTACAGTATGATGAA GCCTGCAGCTTGCTAGAAAACGTTCTCGGGGGCCCAGTGACACGCATCCTGAG AAGAATGGAAGTGTCCAAAAGAAGGATCCACAAATCCCTTCAGCCAGCAAGACCATTACGTCGCCTGAATATAGACCCTG aatCTACAAGAACAAATCCAGAAGCGGAAAAGTTGAAAGATTGTTCACACAACGAAGACAGTTTG atGAATGGCATCAGACTGGATTCTTTTTGCAGGCACCCAAGTCCACATATAAAGCATCATACTGACCGCAAGAAAG AAAGAATCACTTACAGCAGAGAATTCCtgatgcagatttcaagtttgtCGATTGCCAAAAAGAAACCTGAATTCTTACCTGATCATCCTGTGGTGCTTGATAAGCCG